The Terriglobia bacterium DNA window GCGGATTGCGGCGCGGGAGAAAGGTATTCCACCGTACCTGCTTTCGCCATACGCGCAGGAGGTGGCAAAGTGACCTCCCCGACGCTGACGGCAATTACCCGCGCTACGCTGGCAAAAGACTTGCGGCTGGAGTGGCGGTCGAAGGACGCCATCAACTCCATGCTGTTTTTCGCGCTGCTGGTGGTCGTGATCTTCGCGTTTGCGTTCGATCCCACGGCGGAGCAGTCGCGGCAGATAGCAGGAGGCTTGATATGGACGGCGCTGCTGTTTGCGACGGTGGTGGCGCTGAACCAGACATGGGCACGCGAACTCAGGAACAACGTGCTGGATGCGTACCGGGTTTCGCCGGCGCCGCCGAACGCGATGTTCCTGGCGAAGTCGATTGCGAATTTCATTTTTGTTGCCTTGTTGCAGGCGGTGATGACACCGCTGTTCGTGGTCTTCTACAGCCTGCGATCGATCGGGCCGGTATGGCAGTTGGTAGTGATCGGATTGCTGGCGAACTGGGCGCTGGTCGTGAACGGGACGTTTTTCGCGGCAATGTCGATTCGGACGCGCAATCGCGAGATCATGCTGCCGTTGATCCTGTTCCCGCTATCAATTCCGGCGCTGCTGGCAATGGTCGAAGCGACGACGCAAGTGCTGACGGGAACCTCGCAGGTACTGACCGGTGCGTCGTGGCCGCGGTTCTGGGTGCAGTTCTTGGGAGTTTACGATGTGGTGTTTACTGTCGTGTGTCTCGTACTATTTGAAACCGTGTTAAACGCCGAATGAAAAAGTCATTCATTATTTTCGCGATCGGTACATTTGTGTTGCTGTCGTATGCGCTGTACATGGCGCTGGTGGTTGCGCCGACAGAGGCGACGATGGGCGACGTGCAACGTATCTTCTATTACCACGTTCCCAATGCGTGGTGCGCCTTCCTTTGCTTCCTGGTGAACGCAATTGCCTCCGTCTGGTACCTGGTGAAGCGCGGGGTTAAATCCGATGCGCTGGCCTTGGCATCGGCGGAAGTTGGTGTCGTTTTTTGCAGCGTTGTGCTGGTGACAGGGCCGATCTGGGCGCGGCCGGTATGGGGGATCTGGTGGACGTGGGATGCGCGGCTTACCAGCACACTGGTGCTCTGGCTGATTTATGTTGCGTACCTGATGCTGCGCCGGTTCTCGGGAACTGGAAGAGCGCCGGTGTTGGCAGCGACGCTGGCGATATTCGGCTTCTTCGACGTGCCATTTGTCTACCTTTCGATCCGGATCTTCCGGACGCAACACCCGCAACCGGTGATGGGCGGCGGGCAGAATTCTGGGCTCGACCCGACGATGGCACATGCCTTTCTCTGGAACCTGCTGGCGTTCACGTGTTACTGCGCGCTGCTGATCTGGCTGCGGTACCGGATGCAGGTTGCGGAGCAGGCGATCGAAGAAGCGCACGCGGAACGCGCACTTGGGGAGGGAGCATGATCAAGTTTCTGTGGGCAGCGTATATCGCGACGTGGGCGATTCACATTGGGTATCTGCTCTATTTGAGTGCGCGGGCGAAACGGATTCGGCAGGAAGCGGAAGAGTTGAGAAGAAGCAATTAGCCAGTAGCAACTAGCGAAGGCAAAGACGACATGCTGACTTAGCTATACCGGCGGCGAAAAGCAGCTTCGCTCGTGGTGACAAAGGGCTTTGCTCGTGGTTACAAGGCCAGGTATCGTTATTCATCGGCCACGACGAGCGGGTCACCGGTTTTGTGCTCGTTGATTTCGAATTTCATGAACTCCTGGATTGCCTCCCGCGCCTGCTCGTTGACTGTGAACATCCGGAGCACCGCGCCGTGTTCACTCTTCACCGCGAAAAAGGTTATCTCGTTGCGGAGCTTCTTGAGTCGCGGAAGACCGTCAGGAACTTTTCCGTGCACATCTGCATCGGCGTCGGTCTTCCCCTTCTCAAACAAATCCCTCTGAGCTTCGAGATATTTCTGGATAGCGGCGATGCTGGCGTTGTCGGTGGGGTCCTTAACGGTAAATTCGATGACTCCGCCGTTCTTCATCAGATAGTAGTGCTGAACGATTTTGTCAGCGTCCGTGCCGAGAGCCTTGCTGAAACGGGCGTCCAGGTCGTTGTCGGTGAGTGCTGGCGATTGCGACCATGCCGCCGAAGTTAGCGCGAGTAGAAGGAAGAAAACAGGCGAAACGCGCACCATAATTCTGTTCATGGCCGCCTCCTGTGCGTCTGACTGCGGGATGCCCTTTTAGTTTGCGAATGTTAGCGCGGGGAGCGACTGCAAGCAAGGGGTTCCAAGAGAAAGAGTGCCAAGGGGGACGTCGGCGGGCGTGAAGCACGCGAAGGCGCTGGGTCTGCTAGAATCGGGCATTCGTACGGCAAAACGGAGCAGAGGATGGCATTGAAAAGATTCCTGATCTTCGCTTTCGACCCGGCTGGGGCGGCAGGCGGCTGGCGCGATTTCAAGGGCGACGCAGATAGCAGGGAAGAGGCGGAGAGAATGGCGGAGAGGCTGCACGGCCAGATCCAGATAGTGGATACAAGCCACGACGAGAAACTGGGCGGTTCGAAGGTGCACCTTGTCTATTCGTTGTACAGGCCGTTCGAATATCACGACCATTGAACAGTCTGGATGGCGGAGTGAAAGGAGCTGCGGGTTTCCGCAGCTTTCTTATTTTGGCGGAGCTTTCTCTTCAGCCCTGCCGAAGAAGACTTCGAAGCGCAGTTCCATCATGTAAAGGACGATGAAGACGTTGACGATGAGAATGCCCCAGCGCAGCCAATCGGAGTGGCGGAAGATGGCGAGGATCTCCCAGGGCAGGTAGAGGGCGCCTGAGAGAAGTGCGAACCACTCGGCCCAGTCGCGTTCGTGCCAGAGACCGTATGCTTCGGTGAAACGGACAGCCGCATAAGCGATGACTCCAAGCGCGAAGATCCACAATCCATTCTGCGTGGCGCGGTAGGCTGCGGTGAACAAGAGGCCGGAAAGGCGCCCTTCGGGATCAATGTGCAGGGCGTCAGTGAGATGCTCGGCGACTTCGTAGAGATCCTTGTGGACAAGGGTGAAGAGAACAATCGCGACGGCAACGGCCAGAACACCCTTCGATGCTTCGATGGT harbors:
- the ccsA gene encoding cytochrome c biogenesis protein CcsA, producing MKKSFIIFAIGTFVLLSYALYMALVVAPTEATMGDVQRIFYYHVPNAWCAFLCFLVNAIASVWYLVKRGVKSDALALASAEVGVVFCSVVLVTGPIWARPVWGIWWTWDARLTSTLVLWLIYVAYLMLRRFSGTGRAPVLAATLAIFGFFDVPFVYLSIRIFRTQHPQPVMGGGQNSGLDPTMAHAFLWNLLAFTCYCALLIWLRYRMQVAEQAIEEAHAERALGEGA
- a CDS encoding heme exporter protein CcmB; the protein is MTSPTLTAITRATLAKDLRLEWRSKDAINSMLFFALLVVVIFAFAFDPTAEQSRQIAGGLIWTALLFATVVALNQTWARELRNNVLDAYRVSPAPPNAMFLAKSIANFIFVALLQAVMTPLFVVFYSLRSIGPVWQLVVIGLLANWALVVNGTFFAAMSIRTRNREIMLPLILFPLSIPALLAMVEATTQVLTGTSQVLTGASWPRFWVQFLGVYDVVFTVVCLVLFETVLNAE
- a CDS encoding DUF2127 domain-containing protein, which codes for MKLRQHKYGLRTVATIEASKGVLAVAVAIVLFTLVHKDLYEVAEHLTDALHIDPEGRLSGLLFTAAYRATQNGLWIFALGVIAYAAVRFTEAYGLWHERDWAEWFALLSGALYLPWEILAIFRHSDWLRWGILIVNVFIVLYMMELRFEVFFGRAEEKAPPK